Proteins found in one Fodinibius saliphilus genomic segment:
- a CDS encoding response regulator encodes MPTRILWADDEIDQLKPHIIFLENKDFEVTPVTNGDDAITLIQERPFDIIFLDEQMPGMDGLATLNRIKTLQPALPVVMITKSEEESIMEEAIGGKISDYLIKPVNPNQILLTVKRILERRRIRNEKFAQSYLRNFNKLSAKISKEAGWEKWIEIYQQLTRWDIDLESGEESLRQVLADQYREANKMFGRFVEVNYQSWLEKNTPERPALSTDLVDEYVLPHVKNGQKTLFLVIDCMRYDQWLLFEQLLKDDFSIDTDFYYSILPTATPYSRNAIFSGLFPLEIEKEYPALWHQGEDESSLNRYEEELLLKQLERKGLDAKLTYEKVLNTEEGRTVADNIHNYLQFPLSTFVYNFVDTLVHSRSDSDVLKEIAPDVPAFRSLTKTWFQHSTLFEIFKLLAEEEVVIVVTSDHGAVRALRDTKVLGDRDTSTSLRYKYGRNLSAEEDATMIIDNPSSYKLPTPGHSNNYIVAKEDYYFVYPTNYHRYQNRYRDTFLHGGASMEEMILPIATLRPKSML; translated from the coding sequence ATGCCAACACGAATTTTGTGGGCTGACGATGAGATCGATCAGTTAAAGCCACACATCATTTTCTTAGAGAATAAAGATTTTGAGGTTACCCCTGTGACCAATGGGGATGATGCTATTACTCTTATCCAAGAGCGTCCTTTTGATATTATTTTCCTGGATGAACAGATGCCTGGCATGGATGGGTTGGCTACGTTGAATAGGATTAAGACATTGCAGCCGGCCCTACCGGTTGTTATGATCACAAAGAGTGAAGAAGAATCGATCATGGAGGAGGCGATCGGGGGTAAAATATCAGATTATCTTATTAAGCCGGTGAATCCCAACCAGATTCTTTTGACGGTGAAGCGAATTTTAGAACGGCGTCGAATTCGAAATGAGAAATTTGCCCAATCCTACCTGCGTAACTTTAATAAGCTTTCTGCCAAAATCAGTAAAGAGGCTGGCTGGGAGAAGTGGATTGAGATCTATCAGCAACTGACTCGATGGGATATTGACCTGGAATCGGGAGAAGAATCATTACGTCAGGTATTGGCAGACCAATATCGAGAAGCTAATAAGATGTTTGGCCGTTTTGTAGAGGTAAACTATCAGTCATGGCTTGAGAAGAACACTCCAGAGCGTCCGGCCCTTTCTACTGACTTAGTAGACGAATATGTACTGCCTCATGTTAAAAATGGGCAAAAAACCCTCTTTTTAGTGATTGATTGTATGCGTTATGATCAGTGGCTACTGTTCGAGCAGTTACTAAAAGACGATTTTAGTATTGATACCGATTTTTATTATTCGATTTTGCCGACTGCTACACCTTATTCTCGTAATGCAATTTTTTCCGGTTTGTTTCCTTTGGAAATAGAAAAAGAATATCCGGCTTTGTGGCATCAGGGAGAGGATGAAAGTTCTTTAAATCGGTATGAAGAAGAACTACTGCTAAAACAATTAGAACGAAAGGGTCTTGACGCAAAGCTCACATATGAAAAGGTGCTTAATACTGAAGAGGGGCGTACAGTAGCAGATAATATTCATAATTATTTGCAATTTCCGCTAAGTACTTTTGTGTATAATTTTGTAGATACATTAGTTCACTCCCGTTCGGATTCTGATGTGTTGAAAGAAATTGCTCCTGATGTTCCGGCTTTTCGGTCGCTGACAAAAACGTGGTTTCAGCATTCTACACTGTTCGAAATTTTCAAACTGTTGGCAGAGGAGGAAGTTGTCATAGTCGTGACGAGTGACCATGGTGCAGTACGAGCACTTCGTGATACTAAAGTTCTGGGAGACCGAGATACCTCTACCAGCCTGCGCTATAAATATGGTCGTAATCTCTCAGCTGAAGAGGATGCTACCATGATTATTGATAATCCCAGTAGTTATAAGTTGCCTACACCGGGGCATTCTAATAATTATATTGTGGCCAAAGAAGATTACTATTTTGTGTATCCAACCAATTACCATCGTTATCAAAATCGTTATCGAGACACCTTCTTGCATGGCGGTGCAAGTATGGAAGAGATGATTTTACCGATCGCCACATTGCGACCAAAATCTATGTTGTAA